AATTAAAAAGACTAAATGGCAGAAATTGGAATATACTCCATCTTCTATGACTCTTTCTTATAAAAGAGATTATACAATAACGGAAGATTCGGTTAGTATAACTACGTTTAGTTCTGGTCGAAAAAATTACAAAATCCAAAATTATGATTATGCTAAACAATATTTTAAAGAACCTTGGAAGTTTGCAGCATCTAAAGTTGTAAAACATGATAACGGAGATTACTATTTCCATCTAACAGTTTCTCAGGAAATAGAAGAACCTTCCATAGAAGAAGCATCTACTTTTATGGGTGTAGATGTTGGAATTAACTATCTTGCTGTTGCTTCTACTACTGACAAAAAATGTAAGTTTTTTGCAGGTGGAGAAATAAAAAACAAGCGTAATATCTATTCTAAAATGAGAGCAAGGTTACAATCTAAGGGAACTTTATCAGCTAAAAGAGTGTTAAAACGCTTAGCAGGTAAAGAGCAACGTTTTATGAAAGATGTTAACCATTGCATCTCTAAAGCTATTGTTAAATTTGCAGTTCAGGAAAAGGTATCTGTAATTGGTCTTGAAGATCTAACTGACATTCGAGAGAATACTAATGGAAAACTCAGAAAGAAACAACGTTATTTACATAACAGTTGGGCTTTCAGACAATTACAGAGCTTCGTTGATTATAAAGCTAAACAAGTAGGGATTTTAGTTGAGTATGTTAATCCTGAATACACATCTCAAACTTGTAATAGATGTAACCACATCTCTAAAAATAATATAAAAGGACTAAGATTCCACTGTGAAGCTTGTGGGTTTGAGTTAAATGCAGATTTGAATGGTGCTCGCAACATAGAACATAGAACACGAGATTCCAGGTATATCTTAGAATCTCAGGGATGTTTGTCAACCATCCATACGGATAATCTATCTTAAATAGGTATATCCATGCTTGCGACTTCAGTCGCGAGTAGTTGACGTACTGATTGCTGAATGTGCGTCATTCAGGTACTGTTATCTGATTATACATATCTCCTTCTCTCCTTATTTTTCAACACATTTTGATATATAATGTCATAATCTCA
The genomic region above belongs to Methanosarcina horonobensis HB-1 = JCM 15518 and contains:
- a CDS encoding RNA-guided endonuclease InsQ/TnpB family protein; its protein translation is MKKTKWQKLEYTPSSMTLSYKRDYTITEDSVSITTFSSGRKNYKIQNYDYAKQYFKEPWKFAASKVVKHDNGDYYFHLTVSQEIEEPSIEEASTFMGVDVGINYLAVASTTDKKCKFFAGGEIKNKRNIYSKMRARLQSKGTLSAKRVLKRLAGKEQRFMKDVNHCISKAIVKFAVQEKVSVIGLEDLTDIRENTNGKLRKKQRYLHNSWAFRQLQSFVDYKAKQVGILVEYVNPEYTSQTCNRCNHISKNNIKGLRFHCEACGFELNADLNGARNIEHRTRDSRYILESQGCLSTIHTDNLS